Proteins encoded by one window of Dioscorea cayenensis subsp. rotundata cultivar TDr96_F1 chromosome 6, TDr96_F1_v2_PseudoChromosome.rev07_lg8_w22 25.fasta, whole genome shotgun sequence:
- the LOC120263955 gene encoding LOW QUALITY PROTEIN: 3-isopropylmalate dehydrogenase 2, chloroplastic-like (The sequence of the model RefSeq protein was modified relative to this genomic sequence to represent the inferred CDS: deleted 2 bases in 2 codons), whose product MAALQASLRPLKAINLATNPRTSRSTTARRFVSFRCSAAASVASRGYSITLLPGDGIGPEVVSVAKDALALAGSYEGIEFRFREMMVGGAALDKVGLPLPEETLEVAKQSDAVLLGAIGGYKWDANEKHLKPETGLLQLRAGLGVFANLRPATVLPQLIDSSTLKREVAEGVDIMVVRELTGGIYFGKPRGFGHNEKGEDIGFNTEVYSASEIDRIARVAFEVARKRQGKLCSVDKANVLEASMLWRRRVTALATEFPDVTLSHMYVDNAAMQLVRDPKQFDTIVTNNIFGDILSDEASMLTGSIGMLPSASVSESVWDLDSFEPIHGSAPDIAGQDKANPLATVLSVAMLLRYGLGEENAAKRIENAVIETLDRGFRTGDIFSTGMTLVGCRRMGEEVLKCMESQKQVTVGV is encoded by the exons ATGGCAGCTTTGCAGGCGAGCCTTCGCCCACTGAAAGCCATAAACCTTGCCACAAACCCTAGAACCTCTAGATCGACTACAGCACGGAGGTTTGTGAGCTTCCGCTGCTCTGCCGCTGCTTCGGTGGCCAGCCGGGGCTATAGCATCACCCTCCTG CCTGGCGATGGTATCGGCCCTGAGGTCGTCTCCGTTGCTAAGGATGCTCTCGCCCTTGCTGGCTCTTATGAAG GGATTGAGTTTCGGTTCCGGGAGATGATGGTTGGTGGTGCGGCGCTGGATAAGGTTGGACTTCCGCTGCCGGAGGAGACGTTGGAGGTTGCCAAGCAATCGGACGCTGTCCTTCTTGGAGCCATTGGAGG gtATAAATGGGATGCGAATGAGAAGCATTTGAAGCCAGAAACAGGGTTGCTTCAGCTACGAGCAGGGCTTGGTGTGTTTGCAAACTTGAGGCCGGCCACTGTATTGCCACAA TTAATTGATTCCTCTACCTTGAAGAGAGAAGTTGCTGAGGGTGTGGACATCATGGTTGTTAGAGAACTTACTGGAG GAATTTACTTTGGGAAGCCAAGGGGTTTTGGGCACAATGAAAAG GGTGAGGACATCGGTTTTAACACTGAAGTTTATTCTGCTTCTGAG ATTGATCGGATTGCACGTGTGGCGTTTGAGGTTGCTAGAAAGCGACAAGGAAAATTATGCTCAGTTGACAAAGCAAATGTGTTGGAG GCATCCATGCTATGGAGGAGAAGAGTGACAGCTTTGGCCACAGAGTTCCCTGACGTCACGCTCTCACACATGTATGTCGATAATGCTGCAATGCAACTTGTTCGTGATCCGAAGCAG TTTGATACGATTGTAACAAACAATATTTTTGGTGATATCTTGTCTGATGAAGCATCTATGCTTACTGGAAGCATCGGAATGCTTCCATCTGCCAGCGTCAGTGAATCAGTAT GGGACCTGGACTCTTTTGAACCAATCCATGGCTCTGCTCCAGATATCGCAGGACAG GACAAAGCCAATCCATTAGCGACGGTGCTCAGTGTGGCAATGCTTTTGCGATATGGACTTGGTGAAGAAAATGCAGCAAAGAGAATTGAGAATGCTGTGATAGAAACCCTAGATAGAGGCTTTCGAACCGGCGATATATTTTCCACAGGAATG ACTTTGGTAGGATGCCGAAGAATGGGCGAAGAAGTGTTGAAATGCATGGAATCTCAGAAACAAGTCACTGTGGGAGTTTGA
- the LOC120263449 gene encoding SART-1 family protein DOT2, translated as MMRKTIEGKARESDRGRERKVDRDRDLPREYERDKNRERDRDGDKGHDRSKGRDKDLGKENERELERERGKDKDRDRGKEKEREREKDRDRVKDREREKEKSKDREKGKDREKEGDRDKLERIKIKDRAREKETDKETDRDRSRAKDKEREMDRSKDGQKDEKITAEDGNGRNILRSGDGAQDEHGTHERIASRDSGEKSSGLPDATSGLGERLMKIREERHKGKSDGSSEISAWVSKSRKLEENRNAEKEKAVRLSKILDEQESILAESDDEDAAGQSGKDLAGVKILHGLDKVMEGGAVVLTLKDQDILAGGDLNEDVDMLENVEIGEQKRRDEAYKAAKKTTGIYFDKFNDDTGTQRPILPQYDDPVEDEGVTLDESGRFTGEAEKKLEELRRRIEGGLTRKNYEDLTTTGKSSSDFYSPEEMLQFKKPKKKKSLRKKDKLDLDALEAEAISAGLGAGDLGSRNDAKRQTAKEEKERSEAASRSNAYQTAYAKAEEASKVLRQGQPLTSKVSEEDDLVFGEDYEDLQKSLEQSRKLALKKQEVAAASGPQAVALLAVADREQSEIYSPAAEPQENKVVITEMEEFVLGLQMNEESHKPESDSVFMDEDDGMKSSELEVKDTGGGGLEDLEETADGELQDNEEKEDITPDEIIHETAVGKGLSGALKLLKERGTLKEDIDWGGRNMDKKKSKLVGINDNAGPKEIRIERLDEFGRIMTPKEAFRMISHKFHGKGPGKMKQEKRMKNYQMDLQTKQMKASDTPSQAMERMREAQARLKTPYLVLSGHVKPGQTSDPRSGFATVEKDHLGSLTPMLGDKKVEHFLGINRKPDSGSMGPPPPKKPKN; from the exons ATGATGAGGAAAACGATCGAGGGTAAGGCTCGGGAGAGTGATAGGGGAAGGGAGAGAAAGGTTGATCGGGATAGGGACTTGCCTCGTGAATATGAAAGGGACAAGAATCGGGAGAGGGATAGAGATGGAGATAAGGGGCATGATAGGAGCAAAGGTCGTGACAAGGACCTTGGGAAGGAAAATGAGAGAGAATTGGAGAGGGAAAGAGGAAAGGATAAAGACCGTGATAGGGGGAAGGAAAAAGAGAGGGAAAGAGAGAAGGATCGAGATAGGGTGAAAgacagagaaagagaaaaagaaaagagtaaaGATCGAGAGAAGGggaaagatagagaaaaagaaggagaTAGGGATAAGCTGGAAAGAATAAAAATCAAGGACCGAGCAAGGGAGAAGGAAACCGACAAAGAGACTGATCGGGATAGATCAAGAGCAAAGGATAAGGAAAGGGAAATGGATAGGAGTAAAGATGGACAGAAAGATGAGAAGATAACTGCAGAAGATGGCAATGGTAGAAATATTTTAAGAAGTGGGGATGGAGCTCAAGATGAGCATGGAACTCATGAACGAATTGCTTCCCGAGATTCTGGTGAAAAATCATCTGGGCTTCCTGATGCAACTTCTGGTCTAGGGGAACGTCTAATGAA AATAAGAGAAGAAAGGCATAAGGGAAAGTCTGATGGTTCTTCGGAGATTTCAGCTTGGGTTAGTAAGAGCAGGAAGCTAGAGGAAAATAGGAATGCTGAAAAGGAGAAAGCTGTGCGACTTTCTAAAATATTGGATGAGCAG GAAAGCATTTTAGCAGAAAGTGATGATGAGGATGCAGCCGGACAAAGTGGAA AGGATCTAGCTGGAGTCAAAATTCTCCATGGTCTTGACAAAGTAATGGAGGGTGGAGCGGTTGTTTTGACCCTCAAAGATCAAGATATTCTTGCAGGCGGGGATCTGAACGAAG ATGTTGATATGCTTGAAAATGTTGAGATTGGAGAACAGAAAAGAAGAGATGAGGCATACAAAGCAGCTAAGAAGACCACTGGGATTTATTTTGACAA GTTTAATGATGACACTGGTACTCAAAGGCCAATACTTCCACAGTATGATGATCCAGTTGAGGATGAG GGGGTAACCTTGGATGAAAGTGGCCGCTTTACAGGTGAAGCAGAGAAGAAACTAGAAGAA CTTCGTAGGAGAATTGAAGGTGGTTTAACAAGAAAAAACTATGAAGATCTTACTACAACAGGGAAGTCCTCATCAGATTTTTATTCTCCAGAAGAAATGCTTCAATTTAAGAAgcctaagaaaaagaaatctttGAGGAAGAAAGATAAGCTTGATTTAGATGCCCTTGAGGCAGAAGCTATTTCTGCTGGATTAGGTGCAGGTGATCTAGGCTCCAGGAATGATGCAAAGAGGCAGACCGCAAAAGAGGAAAAGGAGAGATCTGAGGCTGCAAGCAGAAGCAATGCATACCAGACAGCCTATGCTAAAGCTGAGGAGGCATCTAAAGTTTTGCGCCAAGGGCAGCCTCTAACTTCCAAAGTTTCTGAAGAAGATGATCTTGTGTTTGGGGAAGATTATGAAGATCTGCAGAAGTCTCTTGAACAATCAAGAAAACTTGCTCTGAAGAAACAGGAAGTGGCAGCTGCATCTGGTCCCCAGGCAGTTGCATTATTAGCTGTAGCAGACAGGGAACAAAGTGAAATTTATAGCCCTGCAGCTGAGccacaagaaaacaaagttgTCATTACTGAGATGGAGGAGTTTGTATTGGGTCTACAGATGAATGAAG AATCACATAAGCCAGAAAGTGACAGTGTGTTTATGGATGAGGATGATGGCATGAAATCTTCTGAACTAGAAGTAAAAGATACTGGTGGTGGTGGGTTGGAAGATCTTGAAGAAACTGCTGACGGTGAATTGCAAGACAATGAGGAAAAGGAGGATATCACACCGGATGAGATTATTCATGAAACTGCTGTTGGGAAAGGTTTATCTGGTGCACTCAAGTTACTGAAAGAACGGGGGACACTCAAGGAGGATATTGATTGGGGTGGCAGAAATATGGACAAAAAGAAGAGCAAGCTTGTTGGCATAAATGATAATGCTGGGCCGAAGGAAATCAGAATTGAAAGGCTAGATGAATTTGGTAGAATT ATGACACCAAAGGAGGCATTCCGGATGATTTCCCATAAATTCCATGGCAAGGGACCAGGAAAGATGAAGCAAGAAAAACGCATGAAGAATTATCAGATGGATCTCCAAACAAAGCAGATGAAAGCTTCTGATACACCATCACAAGCTATGGAAAGAATGAGGGAAGCTCAAGCTCGACTTAAAACACCATACCTTGTGCTCAGTGGTCATGTTAAACCCGG GCAAACAAGTGACCCCCGAAGTGGTTTTGCTACCGTCGAGAAAGATCATTTGGGGAGCTTGACTCCAATGCTCGGGGACAAAAAG GTAGAGCATTTCTTAGGGATTAATCGCAAGCCTGATTCCGGCAGTATGGGTCCTCCTCCACCAAAAAAGCCGAAGAATTGA
- the LOC120263410 gene encoding F-box/kelch-repeat protein At5g60570-like — protein sequence MVGAQGCLLSQISRSFDQDSGSLQKYILAYILLARNGGILEEVRGSMCKEFYISGLDWLGQKINYPAAKTQPGSDYSGQRSDDSLLPGLHDDIALDCLAWACRSDYPSLACVSKKFTLLIGSGYLYKLRRQLGIIEHWVYLACSLMPWEAFDPERQRWMRLPRLPCDECFSYADKESLAVGTQLLVFGRELTGFAIWMYSLVRRDWSRCSSMNLSRCLFGSGSSGEIAIVAGGSDKNGHVLKCAELYNSELGTWETLPDMNLPRKMCSGFFMDGKFYVIGGMCSHTDSLTCGEEYNLQTRMWKRIQNMYPGGNRASQSPPLVAVVNNQLYAADQATNVVKKYDKINNTWNVIKPLPVRADSYNGWGLAFKACGDKLLVIGGHRGPQGEVIVLHSWRPEEGNSGPEWDVLSVRERAGAFVYNCAIMGC from the coding sequence ATGGTTGGTGCTCAAGGATGTCTACTTTCACAAATTTCCAGATCTTTTGATCAGGACAGTGGTTCTCTTCAGAAATACATATTAGCTTACATCTTATTAGCAAGAAACGGAGGCATATTAGAGGAAGTAAGAGGAAGCATGTGCAAAGAGTTCTACATATCTGGTTTGGATTGGCTAGGACAGAAGATAAACTATCCTGCTGCTAAGACACAGCCAGGAAGTGATTACAGTGGACAACGATCAGATGATTCTCTTCTTCCAGGTCTTCATGATGATATTGCACTAGATTGTCTGGCTTGGGCATGTAGATCTGATTATCCGTCACTGGCTTGTGTtagtaaaaaatttaccttGTTGATTGGAAGTGGATATCTATACAAATTAAGAAGACAACTTGGAATTATTGAGCACTGGGTTTACTTAGCTTGTAGCTTGATGCCATGGGAAGCATTTGATCCTGAAAGGCAGAGATGGATGAGGCTACCACGATTGCCATGTGATGAGTGTTTTTCTTATGCAGACAAGGAGTCCCTTGCTGTGGGAACTCAACTTCTTGTTTTTGGTCGGGAATTAACTGGTTTTGCAATTTGGATGTACAGCTTAGTGAGGCGTGACTGGTCTAGATGCTCATCAATGAATTTATCTCGCTGCTTATTTGGATCAGGAAGCTCTGGGGAAATTGCTATTGTTGCTGGGGGAAGTGACAAGAACGGCCATGTTTTAAAGTGTGCCGAGTTGTACAATTCTGAGTTGGGTACTTGGGAAACTTTACCAGATATGAACTTGCCACGAAAAATGTGTTCTGGGTTTTTTATGGATGGGAAGTTTTATGTTATAGGTGGCATGTGTAGCCATACAGATTCTTTAACCTGCGGTGAGGAGTATAATCTTCAAACTAGGATGTGGAAGAGAATTCAAAATATGTACCCTGGCGGCAATAGGGCCAGTCAGTCTCCACCATTGGTTGCAGTTGTAAATAATCAGCTCTATGCTGCTGATCAAGCAACAAATGTAGTTAAGAAGTatgataagataaataatactTGGAATGTTATAAAGCCATTACCTGTTAGAGCTGACTCTTATAATGGTTGGGGACTTGCATTCAAGGCTTGTGGGGACAAGTTACTGGTGATTGGTGGCCATAGAGGGCCTCAAGGTGAAGTCATTGTGCTGCACTCATGGCGCCCTGAAGAAGGAAACAGTGGACCTGAATGGGATGTTCTTTCTGTCAGGGAAAGAGCAGGGGCTTTCGTTTACAATTGTGCAATAATGGGCTGCTAA
- the LOC120263232 gene encoding protein LIGHT-DEPENDENT SHORT HYPOCOTYLS 4-like, with translation MSTFPTIPTNSINSCHNSDTSSSGRPSRYESQKRRDWNTFVQYLKNHRPPLTLSRCSGAHVLRFLRYSDQFGKSQSPQHQLPILRPPQSSIADAPALSVKLGAQSRCSHRPVFVPPSKKNGGQPERPTLSALVP, from the coding sequence atgtcTACTTTTCCAACCATCCCAACCAACTCCATCAACTCCTGCCACAACTCCGACACCTCTTCTTCCGGCCGACCAAGCCGCTACGAATCCCAAAAACGCAGAGACTGGAACACTTTCGTCCAATACCTCAAGAACCACCGTCCACCTCTCACTCTCTCTCGTTGCAGTGGCGCTCACGTTCTTAGATTCCTCCGTTACTCAGACCAGTTCGGCAAAAGCCAAAGTCCACAACACCAACTGCCCATTCTTCGGCCACCCCAATCCTCCATCGCCGATGCACCTGCCCTCTCCGTCAAGCTTGGGGCGCAGTCTCGATGCTCTCATCGGCCCGTCTTCGTGCCGCCTTCGAAGAAAAATGGCGGCCAACCTGAGAGACCAACCCTTTCAGCGCTCGTGCCGTGA